Below is a genomic region from Candidatus Binatia bacterium.
CGAGTGGCTGCAGGAACGCATGGAGCCGACGCTGAACCGGCCGGTACTCGCCCTCGACGAGCGCCGCCGCATCCTCGCCGAGCTCGTCGCTGCCGAGGGCTTCGAGCAGTACCTGCACACCAAGTACGTCGGTCAGAAGCGCTTCTCGCTGGAAGGCGGCGAGGCGCTCATTCCGATGCTGTCGACGATCATCGAGGAGGCGGCCGCCGCCGGTGTCGAACAAATGGTCTTCGGCATGCCGCACCGCGGCCGGCTCAACGTGCTCGCCAATATCCTGCGCAAGCCGTACGAGATGATCTTTGCCGAGTTCGAAGGCACGTTTCTGCGCCCCGACATCCAGGGCGACGGCGACGTCAAGTACCACCTCGGCTACAGCCGCGACCATACCACCGGCTCCGGGCGCCGGATTCACCTGTCGCTGTGCTCGAACCCCAGTCACCTCGAAGCGGTCAACCCGGTCCTCGCCGGTATCGTCCGCGCCAAGCAGCACTACCTGCGAGACGTCGATCGCAGCCGCGTGGTCGGCGTCGTCATGCACGGCGACGCCGCATTCACCGGGCAGGGTCTCGCCGCCGAGACGCTGGCGCTCACCGAGCTACCGGCCTTCAGCAACGGCGGCACGATTCACATCATCGTCAACAACCAGATCGGCTTCACCACGTCGCCGGAGCACTATCGCTTCACCAGCTACCCGAGCGAGTTCGCAAAGATCATACAGGCCCCCGTCTTCCACGTTAACGGCGACGATCCGGAGGCCGCCGTCCAGGCGGCCCGCCTCGCCGTGGGTTTTCGCCACGCGTTCAAGGAAGACGTGATCATCGACCTCGTCTGCTACCGCAAGTACGGCCACAACGAGGGCGACGATCCGACCTTCACTCAGCCGACCCTGTACAAACGGATTGCCCGCCACCCCGGCGTGCGCCAGCAGTACACCGAGCGCCTGATCGAAGAAGGGGTGGTTGCCCCTGCCGACGCCGAGCGCCTGCAACGGGAGCTGCGGGAACTGTTCGACGACGCCCTGAACTACGCCCGCGACTTCATGCCGCGCCAGCAGGTGTTCGCTTTCAGCGGCGCCTGGGAAGGCATGCAATGGGCCGGCGACGACTGGAGCGCGCAGACCGCCGTCCCCGCCGCCACGCTGATGGCCGTCGCCGAGGGCGTGCGCGCGGCGCCCGCGGGCTTCGCCGTTCATCCCAAGGCGACGCGCCTGCTCGAGCAGCGCCGCGCCATGCTCGACGGCGAGGGCCGCGTCGACTGGGCGTGCGCCGAGATGCTCGCGCTCGGCTCGTTGCTCCTCGAAGGCAATGCTATCCGGTTCTGCGGTCAGGACAGCGGCCGCGGCACGTTCAGTCAGCGCCACGCCGTGCTCCGCGACGTTAACACCGACGCGCCTTACATCCCTCTCAATCGGCTGCGCGACGGCCAGGGCGAGATCGAGATCATCGACAGCATGTTGTCCGAAGCCGCAGTGCTGGGCTTCGAGTACGGCTACAGCAGCGCCGACCCCCGCAACCTCGTCGTCTGGGAGGCGCAGTTCGGCGACTTCGCCAACGGCGCCCAGGTGATCATCGATCAGTTCATCGCCTCGGCGGAATCGAAGTGGCAGCGCCTGAGCGGACTCGTGATGCTGCTGCCGCACGGGTACGAGGGTCAGGGCCCCGAACACTCCAGTGCGCGCCTCGAACGCTACCTGCAGCTCTGCGCGGAAAACAACCTGCAGGTCTGCAACCTGACCACGCCGGCGCAGTACTTTCATGCCCTGCGCCGACAGATGCACCGCCGGTTTCGCAAGCCGCTGGTGATCATGAGTCCGAAGAGCCTGCTGCGACACAAGCTCGTCGTGTCGCCGGTGCGCGACTTCTCCGCCGGCACCTTCCGTCCGGTGCTGGGTGACGTCGATCCGATCGATCCGGATCGAGTGCGCCGCGTTTGCCTCTGTGCCGGGAAGGTGTTCTACGACCTGCTCATGGCGCGCCGCGAGCGCGAGATCGACGATGTGGCGCTGGTGCGAGTCGAACAGCTTTATCCCTTTCCGGACGATGAGCTGCTCGCCGAAGTGGCCAGGTACCCCGCGACGGCCGAGCTGGTGTGGGTGCAGGAGGAGCCGCGCAACATGGGCGCATGGGCGCACATGGCGCAGTACACACGATACATGTTCGGCAACCGCGAACTTGGCTATGCCGGACGCCATGCGGCGGCCA
It encodes:
- a CDS encoding 2-oxoglutarate dehydrogenase E1 component: MHNLDFINRANADYVDALYRQYRRDPASVDEQWAIFFAGFDLATDNGARLALPTTAEPNIGVYNLIHSYREFGHLIANLDPLGHNLTDHPLLQPAEFGFGERDLDRVVDCPSFKHCSRAKLRDIIALLRQTYCRTLGADYMEIADKDRREWLQERMEPTLNRPVLALDERRRILAELVAAEGFEQYLHTKYVGQKRFSLEGGEALIPMLSTIIEEAAAAGVEQMVFGMPHRGRLNVLANILRKPYEMIFAEFEGTFLRPDIQGDGDVKYHLGYSRDHTTGSGRRIHLSLCSNPSHLEAVNPVLAGIVRAKQHYLRDVDRSRVVGVVMHGDAAFTGQGLAAETLALTELPAFSNGGTIHIIVNNQIGFTTSPEHYRFTSYPSEFAKIIQAPVFHVNGDDPEAAVQAARLAVGFRHAFKEDVIIDLVCYRKYGHNEGDDPTFTQPTLYKRIARHPGVRQQYTERLIEEGVVAPADAERLQRELRELFDDALNYARDFMPRQQVFAFSGAWEGMQWAGDDWSAQTAVPAATLMAVAEGVRAAPAGFAVHPKATRLLEQRRAMLDGEGRVDWACAEMLALGSLLLEGNAIRFCGQDSGRGTFSQRHAVLRDVNTDAPYIPLNRLRDGQGEIEIIDSMLSEAAVLGFEYGYSSADPRNLVVWEAQFGDFANGAQVIIDQFIASAESKWQRLSGLVMLLPHGYEGQGPEHSSARLERYLQLCAENNLQVCNLTTPAQYFHALRRQMHRRFRKPLVIMSPKSLLRHKLVVSPVRDFSAGTFRPVLGDVDPIDPDRVRRVCLCAGKVFYDLLMARREREIDDVALVRVEQLYPFPDDELLAEVARYPATAELVWVQEEPRNMGAWAHMAQYTRYMFGNRELGYAGRHAAASTASGSYKLHESETEELIHWALRKPYAR